The following are encoded together in the Coffea arabica cultivar ET-39 chromosome 1c, Coffea Arabica ET-39 HiFi, whole genome shotgun sequence genome:
- the LOC140005850 gene encoding uncharacterized protein: MPRSSRTGELVFDPEVEKIARRTRKETRQFREEHSNAISQRPEPEVEPAYSFGGTSSDSHQENVVMANTQTLRELAAPNLTQQPLCITFPRLSENAAFELKPGLIHLLPVFHGLPGEEPHKHMQEFDVVCSSMKPSGVTDEQIKLRAFSFSLKDSAKDWLYCLPAGIITTWPEMEKKFFEKYFPASRAASLRKEICGIKQFHGESLYEYWERFTRLRTRCPHHQISDQLLIQYFYEGLLMNDRNIIDAASGGALVNKTTQEAWNLIERMAENCQQFGTRADVPTRKVNEAKVCGICTNIGHTTDSCPQLQEEGIEQANMAGNMPMPRRQYDPYSNSYNPGWRDHPNLSYGGNKQQNFIPNRQQGFQQQYQTRNQPSSASGMSLEDMVKTIASNTMKFQQDTEASNQEMKARMQNLENQMSQLASIVNRLDSQGKGKLPSQPEVNPKNVSAMTLRSGKEIEGPAPMAPKDKNKDRIEKELEEEGTPGTNKEVIRNPVVPIKPNPPPFPSRLERPKKQDKEKEILEMFRKVEINIPLLDAIKQVPRYAKFLKDLCINRKKLKGDERIIVGENVSAVLQRKLPPKCRDPRYVHYSL, from the exons atgcctaggtcttctcgtacaggtgaatTGGTTTTTGACCCTGAAGTAGAGAAAATCGCGCGTAGAACAAGGAAAGAAACCAGACAGTTCAGAGAGGAGCACTCCAATGCCATATCTCAGAGACCTGAGCCCGAAGTTGAACCAGCATATTCGTTTGGCGGCACTTCAAGTGATTCACACCAAGAGAACGTCGTCATGGCAAATACacaaacattaagggagttggctgctccaaACTTGACCCAACAACCTCTTTGCATAACTTTTCCTCGCCTTAGTGAGAATGCAGCTTTTGAATTAAAACCTGGTTTAATACATTTGTTGCCTGTTTTTCATGGTCTGCCAGGAGAGGAACCCCACAAACACatgcaggaatttgatgtggTGTGTTCGAGTATGAAACCTTCGGGAGTAACTGATGAACAAATTAAATTAAGGGCCTTCTCTTTCTCTCTAAAGGATTCGGCAAAGGACTGGTTATACTGTCTACCTGCAGGCATTATCACCACGTGGCCAGAGATGgagaaaaaattttttgaaaaatatttcccTGCATCCAGAGCTGCTAGTTTGCGGAAGGAAATATGTGGCATCAAGCAATTTCACGGGGAATCCTTGTATGAATATTGGGAGAGGTTCACCAGGCTGCGTACCCGATGCCCGCATCACCAAATAAGTGATCAACTGCTGATTCAGTACTTCTACGAGGGACTACTGATGAACGATAGAAATATCATTGATGCAGCAAGTGGTGGTGCACTGGTGAATAAGACTACCCAGGAGGCATGGAACTTAATCGAGCGAATGGCAGAGAATTGCCAGCAGTTTGGTACGAGAGCAGATGTTCCTACGAGAAAGGTCAACGAG GCCAAAGTGTGTGGGATTTGTACGAATATTGGTCATACCACCGACTCGTGCCCACAGTTACAAGAGGAGGGAATTGAGCAAGCAAACATGGCTGGTAACATGCCCATGCCACGTAGACAGTATGACCCCTATTCCAACTCATACAATCCGGGTTGGAGGGatcatccaaatctgagctATGGGggaaataagcaacaaaatttcATCCCCAATAGACAACAGGGTTTCCAGCAacaatatcaaacaaggaatcaACCCTCCTCTGCCTCAGGTATGTCCCTAGAAGACATGGTTAAAACCATAGCCTCTAATACTATGAAATTTCAACAGGACACTGAGGCCAGCAATCAAGAGATGAAAGCACGTATGCAAAACTTGGAGAATCAGATGAGTCAATTAGCCTCAATTGTCAACCGACTAGACTCCCAGGGGAAGGGAAAACTTCCATCCCAACCTGAGGTGAATCCCAAGAATGTAAGTGCAATGACCCTCAGGAGTGGGAAAGAGATTGAAGGACCAGCACCAATGGCTCCGAAGGACAAGAATAAGGACCGCATTGAGAAGGAGCTTGAGGAAGAAGGAACTCCCGGCACAAATAAAGAGGTAATACGTAACCCAGTGGTTCCAATTAAGCCTAACCCACCACCTTTTCCTAGCAGGTTGGAAAGGCCGAAAAAGCAagacaaggaaaaggaaattttggagaTGTTTAGGAAGGTGGAGATAAATATCCCCTTACTTGACGCAATTAAGCAAGTACCTCGGTATGCCAAATTTTTGAAGGACCTATGCATCAATAGGAAGAAACTGAAGGGAGATGAAAGGATAATTGTGGGAGAGAACGTATCTGCCGTGCTTCAAAGAAAACTTCCGCCCAAGTGCAGAGACCCCAGGTATGTTCACTATTCCTTGTAA